A single window of Methylomarinum sp. Ch1-1 DNA harbors:
- a CDS encoding IS1634 family transposase — MATPQQEAYHSRVIHHLGLVSGMIDELGLVERIDALMPKKEQQIVSYGQAVKAIILNGLGFTQRALYLTPHFFRDKPVEHLIGEGITAAQLNDDLLGRTLDAIHAYGCSSLYGQLAVHSVQKLGLLCQTGHLDSTGFHVDGVYNGELPADEDSQLIHITQGYSRDHRPDLNQVVLQLPVERQAGIPLLMEPLSGNNADKTSFKQMLERHMAQLQQDVGLRAWKTD; from the coding sequence ATGGCTACGCCTCAACAAGAAGCCTATCACAGCCGAGTCATTCATCATCTCGGTTTGGTTTCGGGGATGATCGATGAACTGGGTTTGGTCGAACGGATTGATGCCCTGATGCCGAAAAAAGAGCAACAGATCGTATCGTATGGCCAGGCGGTTAAAGCCATAATTTTAAATGGTTTGGGCTTTACTCAGAGAGCGCTGTATCTGACCCCGCATTTTTTCCGGGACAAACCGGTTGAACATTTAATTGGCGAAGGCATCACGGCGGCCCAACTGAATGACGATTTGCTGGGGCGGACGTTGGACGCCATCCATGCGTATGGCTGCAGTTCTTTGTACGGTCAACTGGCGGTTCACAGTGTCCAAAAGCTGGGTTTGCTCTGTCAAACCGGCCATCTGGATTCGACCGGCTTTCATGTCGACGGCGTCTATAACGGCGAGTTGCCGGCCGATGAAGACAGCCAATTGATTCACATTACCCAAGGTTATAGCCGTGATCATCGACCGGATTTGAATCAGGTGGTTTTGCAATTGCCGGTCGAAAGACAAGCCGGGATTCCGTTGCTCATGGAGCCGTTGAGCGGCAATAATGCCGATAAAACCAGCTTTAAACAGATGCTTGAGCGGCATATGGCCCAGTTGCAACAAGACGTTGGCCTGCGCGCTTGGAAAACCGATTAG
- the creA gene encoding protein CreA produces the protein MRNVKQIISIAGLSLVCAAAGAETVGHVDTHFKLIGPDDKIVVEAFDDPGVPGVTCYLSRAKTGGLSGAVGMAEDTSDASISCHQTGPIDLDPEIKSGEREGEHVFKKRTSLVFKSMQVVRFYDQKRHTLVYLVYSDRVVEGSPKNSVAAVPVIPWR, from the coding sequence ATGCGCAACGTCAAACAAATTATCTCTATAGCTGGGTTATCGCTGGTCTGCGCAGCGGCTGGCGCGGAAACCGTAGGCCATGTCGACACCCATTTTAAGCTGATTGGTCCCGACGATAAGATTGTGGTCGAGGCTTTTGACGATCCCGGAGTGCCAGGCGTCACTTGCTACTTGAGTCGGGCTAAAACCGGCGGGCTCTCCGGCGCGGTCGGTATGGCCGAAGATACCTCGGATGCCTCGATCTCTTGCCATCAAACCGGGCCCATCGACCTGGACCCGGAAATAAAAAGCGGCGAGCGTGAAGGGGAGCATGTCTTCAAGAAAAGAACGTCGCTGGTTTTTAAATCGATGCAGGTGGTGCGTTTTTATGACCAAAAACGCCATACCTTGGTTTATTTGGTTTACAGCGACCGAGTCGTCGAAGGTTCGCCGAAAAATAGCGTTGCTGCGGTACCGGTAATACCGTGGCGTTAG
- a CDS encoding HupE/UreJ family protein → MNKQKISRYFYFLFLFALSFSAHAHSGAGSMHGFADGFIHPWLGIDHLLAMSAVGLWAALMGGRSLWQLPVAFLTAMAAGVGLSFAGIEHQGAEAWVAFSLLALGLILFINRRLSTPFASALVGLFALGHGYLHAAEIGVESNAFSYALGFLLATALLHGVGIAAGLSGPAVRRVARAGFALSCTLTGAMLLAGI, encoded by the coding sequence ATGAATAAGCAAAAAATCAGCCGCTATTTTTATTTCCTGTTTCTGTTTGCGTTGTCGTTTTCGGCTCACGCCCATAGCGGAGCCGGTTCGATGCACGGCTTTGCCGATGGTTTCATCCATCCCTGGTTAGGCATCGACCATCTGTTGGCGATGTCTGCGGTCGGCTTGTGGGCAGCCCTGATGGGCGGGCGCAGTTTATGGCAATTGCCGGTCGCTTTTTTGACGGCGATGGCCGCAGGAGTCGGCCTGAGTTTTGCCGGTATCGAGCATCAGGGTGCGGAAGCCTGGGTGGCGTTTTCGCTATTGGCGCTGGGTTTGATTTTATTTATTAATCGCCGCCTATCCACGCCTTTTGCGAGTGCTTTGGTCGGCTTGTTCGCGCTGGGACACGGTTATCTGCATGCCGCCGAGATCGGCGTCGAGTCAAATGCATTCAGTTATGCGTTGGGCTTTTTGTTGGCAACGGCATTATTGCACGGCGTCGGCATTGCGGCCGGTCTTTCCGGGCCGGCTGTACGGCGGGTGGCAAGAGCCGGTTTCGCACTGAGTTGTACTTTGACTGGCGCGATGTTGTTGGCCGGAATCTAG